The Rattus rattus isolate New Zealand chromosome 8, Rrattus_CSIRO_v1, whole genome shotgun sequence genome contains the following window.
CACTGTAATAGACCTGGTCTCTTTAGAAAGTCAGTGtcatgggaaggggaaaaaaaaaaaaaaaaaggtaggtgAATGACTTTAGACTAACCAACCAGAGACGAAATAACCGGATAAAATATATATGAGCAGCGACTAACTTTGGGTTCAAAAACAGACACTTTAGGGTGCTCCAAACGTGGGCTGGGCCCCACACATATTCTTAAATGGGATTAACCATTTCCTATGCCGGAATGATGCTGTGTCATGTAAGAAAACGCCCTTACTCTCCGGAGCTGCTTGAGACAGACTTTAGGGAGGAGTACGTCAGGGCCAACAGTTTGTTTTCAAGTGTCCAAAAGCAGCAAGAAAAATATAAGGGGACACCAAGGCGGCAGAGATTAACGATGACCAAACTCAACCTTTCTGTGCATCTggcgtttttttgttttgttttgttttgttttgttttttccataataaaaacaTGGGGGGGGGGCCTGCTGAGTTCATATGTGTTTCTCAGATCGAGTTCCGAGCCTTGTCACCGATACACAAAAGCGGACGAGTATTCCGAATCAGGTGAGTGGAAGGCAGGGACGGCCTCAGCTGGTCTGTCTGGAACTTCAGTTTCTTGAACCACTACTATAGAAGGCTATCTACGAGATAGACATAGGATTGGATTTTACCTGCAAGTGGACAGAGCCCCGGAGGAGTCTGCTGTCGTACAAAGGACAGAAATTCATACTCTGCCTGCTGCAGTGTAACTGTACTCTCCTTCACGGCCTTGGTAAGACCAGACTGCAAGAGAGAATCCCCGGCCCCCACCACAAACATATGAAGTCAGTTTTCAAAGGTATCCAGAAATGAAACTTCACTTCTAAAACAGGCAAATGTTAGCCACAGCTGGGCCGCTCTTGCGGGGGGGTAAGGAGAGGGTTCGAGTTTGAACTGAAACTGCCATCTTGGACACCACGATTTCGTGTCTTAAAGAAGCCAAACCGAATTAAGTTATGTTCCTGATTCGTTAATATCATTTCCACAGTCAGGAAAGATGGCGCTCAAGAGTCCAAGGATAGAACCTCGGGCAAGAAACAGCTCCCAACAGGAGGGCGGTAGTCCCCCTTCTCTGCGGGTTGAGGTCTAACCTTATCCAAAAGACTGACTTGAGTAACACTCGGAACTCCACAATGCGCTCGCGACAGACTGAAtgtagaagacaggaaaaaagAGGGCATTCAGGAGAAGGTGATCTCGAGAGGTCCCAGAGTGAAAAGAGAGCAAGCAAGCGGCGGGCCTAAGCCACCGTCCTCTAACCCTTTTATAACACCATCCACCAAGGCCACAGGAGTCAGATGTGGGAAGCAACAAGCTTGTGACCAATCCCCAAAGCAGCAATCTTGTTATTTGGTAATGTTACCTTCCCATGATGCTCCTTGCACCAATCTGACATGCTGTCCAGCAACTCATCCGGCTGTTTGATAATCAGGTTGGGACCCTGTAGGTGGGAAAAGCCATTAAGTCATCGAGAACCAACAGAAGCtcggcatggtggtgtacacctttaatcactGCCCTCGAGAAGCTGAGCCCAATACGGATCTCTTTGAAGTTGAGGGCAGTcaacatagcaagctccaggccagccagagctccagagtgcgaccctgtctcaaaaaagtcaaCAGAAATAACCCTACTTTCAAATTGTGTTTATTCATGAGTGTACGGGGAGAGGGGCATCTGTGCACGTGCGTgtgagctcagaggacaaccttcttCTGCGATGTTCTTCCTCAGGAGCTATCTGCCTGGGAACGAGGGCTTGCCGACTGGGCTAGCTAGCCCCCAAAGGGTCATCCATTTCTACTTCTCTGGGACTGGGATTACACATGCACACTGGCAGGCTAGCTTCTGGTTTAGGTGTGGTGATCTTAACTCGGTCGGGGCTCTCAGCTCACACGCCATTTTAAATACCCGTTTGTATTTGTATACAAAGcgtgaagaaaacacagaagcttctaaagaagagaaggctgaggaggGGGATCAAAGACTCGCAGCAGACTGCTATATGTGTGTGGCGTATAAACTTACACTGTTGTTTTTAgtagctttatattttaaaaggaaatgtttttacGGAAATAACAGTAATCTCTAAAGAGAAGATGGCCCTCAAATTTTCAGTtcaatttacttatttctttaaataaaaaaacaaacaacttttttatttttagttatgtatattcttgtgtgcctgtgtacatgcatgctgGTGTCCTTGAAGGCCACAGAGCACGGAcagatggagttacagacagccgTGGAGCTGCCcgacatgtgtgctgggaactgaactctggtccctcTATAAGAGCAGTATACTAccttaactaccgagccatctctctagcccttcaatTTTATCTgtgcacccccctccccccaccccgagGCCCACGGCCCCTCGAACACAGTAACAGAACAACTGTGGGGGTCAGCTCTTTCCATCCACCAAGCAGGTTCTGATACCTATCTCAGGCCGTCAGTGTTGGTGGCAAGGGcctctctgcccactgagccagctgCCCAGCCCTCTGGCCCAGGTAAGAAAACTAGGAGTCTGTGAGGGGGCCTAACGAGTGGAGCTAAGCAAATGATTCTTGTTTTGCCTTAAAAGGCAGAGGCCACGAGAAAGTCTACCTTTCCTTATCATGTGCTGACAGAATGCGAGAAATTACAGTCGCCTGAACTCTCTACCGAGAGTACCTGCGACTTACTGCCAGGAATTACGACCTACGGTAAGGTGGCAAACACAGACTCCAATCAGTGAAAGGCATGCAAGCCTATAGATAATCAATAGATAATCAACGCATCTTCTACTCTGTTCCTAAACTTTTATTGTTCTTATTTATATGCAAGAATGTAAGTGCAAcacattgctctctctctctctctctctctctctctgtgtgtgtgtgtgtgtgtgtgtgtgtgtgtgtgtgtgtgtgtgtgtacctcctAAGGATCacgttgtcaggcttggcagtcaGTAAGCGCCTCTGCCTATCCCACTGAGCCGCTACAGCGTAAACTCTACAGCCAGTCTAGAACTGTACTAGAACAGGACAGCTGTCGAACACTGAATTGTAGCCAAGTACAAAAACAGACGTCCACAATCTTGGTGCAGAAATAAAAGCTacgtctaaaagaaaaaaaaaatggaagaacagAACCACACACTATGAATCTACTGACCTCTTCTAGCCTGCCCTTTAGCAAACTAAGACTCCGAATTAAGTTTGCCAAGCAGGATGCTTCTACCAGCAAACATCTTCCTCAGACTCTCCCATGAGAACAAAACATACTTCCCGTGCCCCTGACATCCCTTAAGTATTTTTCTTAACGCCCTTATCCTCACGTGACTTAAGCCTTTACACAAATACCCTATTCATGAGCAACTGTACGGACACATACCCAAGTTCCCCGGGCACACATCAACCAACTGATCCATTAAACCGCATGTCGGGTCGTCCAGAGTCTAAAGGAAAACACTTCCTTGGCCAAGAGTAAGCAGGACTGATACAAAGACACTTGACCGTTCTTCACCAAAAACTCCcaagtcagaaaaataaataggtaaactGAAAGCTCAGGGCTTGATTTCCATGGGAAACTGTTgtaagaaaatgtaagaaatagtCTCATGGTTCTCAAGCAGATGAGAAGCCTGATGCTACCACAAGATGGGAATtcatgtctaattttttttttttttttttaggttttgctgctgttttcagacagagtctcactgtatagccccaagatgacctggaacttactctgccAATTGACCTGGACTCAAAATTATCATTGAtcaccctgcttctgccttctaaaGTGCTAAGATGCAAGGTGCATGACATCGTGTCCAGCTAAAAAACGCCTTCTCCGGGGCTTAAAAGGTCCTTTTGCTTACCCGGGGACTAAAAAGAAGTCCTAACTGCAAACAGGAAATGTCTGCAGCTGCAGTGTCCACCAAGCTTGCGCTCTGAGAACCTAATTTCTTAACTAGACTCTCCTCTCCACAGGCACACCTGCTCCATCTCTAcaggttttgctgttgtttcttttgatttctatgtgtatgcgtgtgtctgACATGGCAGACACATGGAGGTCAGGAGCCATCAAGTCCTTAGAGCTGGCGGTTTGGGGGCTTGTGAGACCTGGGCACTAGGACACAAACTCTTTGTCTTCATGACTGAGTAGTACATGCgtccactgctgagccatctctccatctcacCATGTCACTCCGGCTGGCCTGGAACGAGCcatatagaccaagctggtctcccaagtgctaggatcaaagatgtgtgcctggcctattttgttttttaatgacttcGGATGCTATCAAGGTTAGGGATTGCATCTTTTGAACAGCAGTATCAAGATCAGGAAATGtcctcttttaaaatgtttcaggaGAGCTTAAATGCAAACGCCAATGGGTCTATTGtactttgttctgctaaaggTTTCCGTTAAAAGCAGCTTACACAGAGGGTTATCGTGGCTGATAAAAATCACCACGAGAACACATTCTAAAAGTGTGTTTATGGACGTTCTAAAACCCTCATGCCAATGTGCAGGAACCACACGGTCTAGCTGAAGAGGCCATCAGCCACCTGGAACAATGGGTGTCATCTGTGAGGAGTGGACCAGCTCAGGCGGAAGCATCATCGGTCTGTAAGGAACACAtgcagatactttttttttttccttagcattCCCTCAGCAACCTGATGTAAACAATACTTCCACACACGGGAATGACAACAGCAATCTAGAGGTGACTCAAAATACATGAGAAACACTGCATCCCGTTCGAGGACACAGGTCAATGAGATTTTGGTCCCTACAGAGGAAATCCTGGAACTAATCCCCTATGGCGTGGTGAAGGGGTGACTTATATATGGAATTAAAGCCGAAGTTGGGACATAAAGATAGGAAACTCTGGCAGAGGACACCAAGCATGATGGGGACACAGCTGGCTGAATACTGGTGGGACCGCTTGAGACTGCCTGGGTCTAGAGAGTAGTTTAACCCAGCTTCCCCAGTACCTAGCCAAATGCTCTTGAGCAAGTCCCCCGAATCTCTTGTAACCCAATGTCTTCAGGTATAAAATGATCATCATTAACAGAGCCTACCTATCATCAGGAGGACTAAGAATACATTGTAGCCCtgggtgcgtgtgcgtgtgtgtataaattTCAACTAAAAACTTAATCCGGTTATgaagtggattatgttgattcCAGTACCAACTCTAACGTGTTATATTACATTGACCTGGTATATCTGGGTGGAGGTCGAGAGAGAAGACACATGGATGGCTCCACCCAGATGGCCTTAACCTACATGGGCTTCAATCTGCTAAATCTCTCAATTAGATCGGAAGAAGGCACCTTTAGATCCCCACTGCCCTTTAAGTGGTATAAATGTATTTACAAGGCATCACCTACTTCAGCCAAAATGTTAAGGTCAGAGTCAGTTATCAGACAAGCCATCTCAATAATCTGATCCTTCTCAATGTCCAATCCTGTCATCtgcaaaacacaaataaacaggcaCATAGTACATGaaatgatctttttcttttttaacctctTCTGCCCAAGTTTATTTAATAAGAGATTCCTTTGTGCATGCCCAGCTTACATTCTCTGATCAGTAATGGTGTTTCTGGACAGTACTCAGAGCACTAAGTTCTGAGTGCTCGGAGACTGCTAAAGCACTTACTGCGGGCCCGCTACTGTCAAACACTATGTTTGTCCCGGGAACAGATGCAAAGTAAGCAGGACGAATACAGACAGCACTTGATTCCAGAAAAGTAAGCTCACTAACGTTACCTCTCTGAGGTTTACAAAGGTTTCCTAAGTTTTCCCAATAAAAAAAGTTAACAACTAAACTCAGTTCATAAGGAGAAAACTGGGGCACAAGAGAGGCCTAGGTATGATTGCGTTAAAACTAAAAAGGGTTCTGTTCCCGGTGGACTTTGAGTAACTTGAATCTTCCAATGGGGCctcaattttctcttttatggAATGAGGGGTAAGGCTGAGTCATCTCCTGAGTCCTCGCTTAAGCAACCTAGTCTTTTAAGGCTAGGAGGTGGGGACGGAGCAGGGCTCAGAGTCGCtgcccccactcccatccacGATCCTGAACTCAGAGACACTAAAGCGTTACACAGATTCACATATGGGTGGAGGTCGAGGCTAGGGAGAGGGAAGACACATGGATGGCTCCACCCAGATGGAAAGAAACCCCACAGTTCAGCACAGTCCCAGAACCTCGCACAACTCCTAGCTCGGGGCTCCTGGGGCCGTGCTCACCTGTCGCACCTGACACCCAGATCCCTGCTGCTTCCCGGACAGGGGAGTCCCTCGGTCCCACGCGCGAATATGCGCTCGCCTCCCCGCACCCTCCCAGCCCGGCCACACTCTCACCTCCAGGTCCACCCAGACCATTCGCTGAGCCATGCTCTCCCCTGCCGCCATGGCTGCGCTACCTTCGCTGACACCTCGCGCCCCGAACTGCCCGCGCCTACCACCCACGCCCCGCAACAGCCTGGCGCCCAGGGATACGCCTAGCATCACCCGGCACGAGCCGCCACGGCCCCAGCCCCGCCGGCCCAGCGCGCGCAGGCGCCACAGTCGCTAAACGTCGCAAACCCACGGGGAGGTGCCGGGAGAAGACTACAATCCCCGGCGTGCTAGGTGTCGGCTCGCCCTCCACAGCTACGCTTGGCTGCCGAAGGGGCTGATGGGAGTGGGAGTCCTTGGTTCAGCCttcagctcccctcccccgccacgTGTTTTCGGATGTTAAGGGACTCGCTTGTATTCCACGACTAAAGTTTGTCTGTATCCAGGAGATTTCATTCCTGAGTTTTTATTAGTTCTAAGCCGCGAAGTTGAAGAGTTTTACTTTGAAAAAATATGGTTAtatgttttagaattttttttaatgtaccttTTTCTTATTGctaccttcttccctttttttttttttacctgcccctcccttccacgtattgagtatattttttatttacttggaaTCCGAGTAACGTGCTATTTTGAGCTACAAGGCCAATTCCGCCATCCTCGTTTAGGAGTCCTTAAATGGTCTCTTGTCTGAAAGATGACTTCTTACATATCAGGTGTTCCATACATAAATGTTCCTTTCCCAGTATTGGCAGAAGCCTTGTCTCATATTCTAGGATGCCAGAACGTGTAGACTGTGTTTCGGTTATTAGATCCTATACTATTCTACCTTTAAAACTTCTCAAGTTAAATCATGTCGTTGTATAATTTCTGCAGTCCACTAAAGCGAATTGGAATAGTTCTGCCTGTTCTATTCTCCACTCTGCTTTTGTCATTCACTCTGGTTTTAATAGACTGGTCCTTAATCTCCCACAATAGATATAGTTTTCATCACCTACGCTCGAAGGGGCCTCTGCGTGGATCTTATATTTTAGCTCAGCAGCAAACACCTCTGCAAAGGGCAATTTTGTCACAAACGTGCTCAGTCTTGAATCATAtactctgtgtctttttctgAAAGCTGTGTTGCCAGTAATTACAGAGCTTGTGGTTGGTGGCGTGGTTATTCCCACCGGGTGAGCTGGTTCTGTGAGACATTGTTGCCTAATCAGAGCTTTAGAGGCTGCTGCAACCTACAAGTGGATTTCAGCTATTCCACCGGCGACCTGCCAAACTTGGCCAGAGAAACGGAAAGATCTTGGAAACGTGTGTCAAATTATATGTACAATTTTACTGCAGAATAGATATGTATATTATAATGGCATTACCTAATGGATCATACTGTGTTTAGTTTGTAATCATTTGTGGCCCTATTCATAGAAAGGAGAACTCTATTGGAGtatagaaacttcttttttttttttttttccaagacaaagAGACTACAGAACAAAGCTGGTCTGgaattctgcctcccaagtgctgtgattaaaagtgTGCAACGCCACACCTGACTATATAGAAACTTGAATCAGCTGGGCTCAGTCTCAGTCTAAAGTactatttctttacattttgaaagaataacatctttaggctggagagatcgctcaaAGGTTAGGAGTACTTGCTCTTCTTGCAAGGGATgaaactccagttcaggggactGTGTTGCCCTCCTCAGACCTTAGTGGGCACcagtaaacacatacacacacactcacacactctcacacacactcacacacactcacactcacacacacacacacacacactgcacaaatacagactttttaaaaaaaaattatacctttGATGGTGGTGTTTAATAACTTGTATCCTGAAAAGCAATGCCTGTGACTTGTTTTAACAACGAATGGTTACATTTAACAATGAAAAATTATAGCTATGTAAATAgacacaggaaaccctgtctcaataataaACAGAAATGATGTGTGGGAGTTTTGGAAATTTCCATGTTTATTCAGCTAGAATAATGTGTTCCTATTACAATGATAGGTACAGATTTAGTGACCATAAACAAACACTTATTTTTCCTAAATTCTAAAGAAATCTTAAGACAGAAAGTGGTAAAGGAAAATGGATGTAGATTTATGCACAGTTTTGTCAAAACAGGGAGAGTGGGCAAGTGTGCTAATGTCTCTTCCCCACCATACTATGACCATTTTAGGCTTGTAGAAAGCTGTCATGTGACAAAGGCTAGAATGTTGTGACTTTAGCTGAGAGTTGGGTCCTTtccttgttgggggagggggatgagtcAGGACCcataaatgtctgttttctgctACAGAAACAGTTTTGGTTTCTgtctggtttatttttgtttatttgaaacacGGTCTCACTCATTATGCAgtgcaggctgacctcaaaatcatgacagtcttcctgcctcccaagttcagGGATTAGTTATGAGACAGTTTGGCtccagaaatgtttttttttaattcatatttcccCCAcactcattattaaaaataagcattttaaaaaagtatcttcagacacaccttgTATACATGACCAACTCAGTTCTTTAATGAAATCCGAAATGCATTTATGTCAACTAAGTTTAACAAACACATACCAAGTACTTAGCTTATACGGAGCGTTCTACTATGAAGCTTTGAGATTTGCATCTGGAAGTCCATCAAAGGCCAGAGTGTTTAAGGCTTGTCCCAGCATCATGTTGACAGCTTGTGAAAACTTTCATGATAGGTCTTCCAGTCATTAGATGCATGCTCTTGAAGGGGACCAGTACTCTCCACTCTTTCTGCCTGCTGTGTTTTATCTCAGCCATGAGTCGTCTGTAGAGTATGGCTCCACTGCACACTCCCTGCCAACATGCACCGCCCTACCACAGGCCTGACCACAGTGACTCCGCCTGACCACAGACTTAGACGTCTAAAACTTCGTGCCCAAAACAAGCCATTCTCCAACACCAGTGGATTGTCTTGGGTGCTTGTTACTCTAACGGAAAACTGACACGAACACTAAAAAAACCAACTTACCAAGTTAGTTGATG
Protein-coding sequences here:
- the Rexo2 gene encoding oligoribonuclease, mitochondrial, which gives rise to MLGVSLGARLLRGVGGRRGQFGARGVSEGSAAMAAGESMAQRMVWVDLEMTGLDIEKDQIIEMACLITDSDLNILAEGPNLIIKQPDELLDSMSDWCKEHHGKSGLTKAVKESTVTLQQAEYEFLSFVRQQTPPGLCPLAGNSVHADKKFLDKHMPQFMKHLHYRIIDVSTVKELCRRWYPEDYEFAPKKAASHRALDDISESIKELQFYRNNIFKKKTDEKKRKIIENGENEKPLTLHLQTPQADETSLFRSF